In Legionella beliardensis, the following are encoded in one genomic region:
- a CDS encoding AMP-binding protein produces MEKIWLKNYQQGVPHEIEPNQYNSLVELFEQSCQKYANRVAYSNLGYDITYAQLEQKSKQFAHFLQGFGLKKGTRIAIMMPNLLQYPIALFGILRAGYVVVNTNPLYTADEVIHQMNDSGAEIIIVLANFAKTVEKALPHTAIKHVIVTQVGDVLPALKRTIVNLVVKYVKKMVPTYHLPQAIPFKSAFKQPDKPLETLSLTHKDIAFLQYTGGTTGIAKGAILTHGNMVANVLQAYAWIVPLGLSNQDIIVTALPLYHIFSLTANCLTFIKAGAKNILITNPRDIPHFINEIKNSKFTALTGVNTLFNALLNHSKFKEIDFSKVKLTLSGGMALQKSVALKWHEVTKTRILEAYGLTETCPAVTINPMYLEDYNGSIGLPLPSTDVSIQDNNGQELGIDEVGELCVKGPQVMAGYWQRPDETALVMTKDGYLKTGDIARIDDQGYVYLVDRKKDLIIVSGFNVYPNEVEQVISLHPGVLEVGVIGVKNDKVGERVKACVVKRDEKVTVEDIIAHCREHLTSYKVPKEVEFYQELPKTNVGKILRRALR; encoded by the coding sequence GTGGAGAAAATTTGGTTAAAAAATTATCAGCAAGGCGTGCCCCATGAAATCGAGCCAAATCAATATAACTCATTGGTCGAATTATTTGAACAGTCCTGCCAAAAATATGCTAACCGGGTTGCCTATTCTAATCTGGGTTATGATATAACTTATGCTCAGTTAGAGCAAAAAAGCAAGCAATTTGCTCATTTTCTTCAAGGGTTTGGCTTAAAAAAAGGCACTCGCATCGCTATTATGATGCCTAATTTGTTACAATACCCTATTGCTTTATTTGGAATTCTGCGGGCAGGTTACGTTGTTGTTAATACTAACCCTCTCTATACAGCAGATGAAGTTATTCATCAAATGAATGATTCCGGTGCCGAAATCATTATTGTTTTAGCAAATTTTGCCAAGACCGTTGAGAAAGCGCTTCCTCATACAGCCATTAAACATGTTATTGTCACGCAAGTAGGTGATGTCTTACCTGCTTTAAAACGAACCATTGTCAATTTAGTTGTCAAATATGTGAAAAAAATGGTTCCTACCTATCATTTACCACAAGCAATACCCTTTAAATCTGCTTTTAAACAACCCGATAAGCCTCTAGAGACGCTGTCTTTAACTCATAAAGACATCGCTTTCTTGCAATACACAGGCGGCACGACCGGCATTGCCAAAGGGGCTATTTTAACGCATGGCAATATGGTAGCTAATGTCTTACAGGCTTACGCATGGATTGTCCCCTTAGGCCTTAGTAACCAAGATATCATCGTTACAGCATTACCTCTTTATCATATTTTTTCTTTAACAGCGAATTGCTTAACGTTTATTAAAGCAGGTGCTAAAAATATTTTAATTACCAATCCACGTGATATCCCACATTTTATTAATGAAATCAAAAACAGTAAATTTACAGCGTTAACCGGTGTAAATACATTATTTAATGCATTACTCAATCACTCTAAATTTAAAGAAATTGACTTTTCTAAAGTCAAACTTACTCTGTCAGGTGGCATGGCTTTACAAAAAAGTGTGGCTCTTAAATGGCATGAAGTAACTAAAACCAGGATACTTGAGGCCTATGGATTAACTGAAACCTGCCCTGCTGTAACTATTAATCCTATGTATCTTGAAGATTATAATGGCAGTATTGGCCTACCCTTGCCTTCAACAGATGTATCAATTCAAGATAACAATGGTCAAGAACTAGGTATAGATGAAGTGGGTGAGCTTTGTGTAAAAGGCCCACAAGTGATGGCAGGCTATTGGCAACGTCCTGATGAAACAGCTTTAGTTATGACTAAGGATGGCTATTTAAAAACAGGTGATATTGCTAGGATAGATGATCAAGGCTATGTCTATTTAGTCGATAGAAAAAAAGATTTAATTATTGTTTCTGGGTTTAATGTTTACCCTAATGAAGTTGAGCAAGTCATAAGCCTGCATCCGGGTGTACTTGAAGTGGGTGTTATTGGTGTAAAAAATGACAAAGTTGGTGAGCGAGTTAAAGCTTGTGTAGTAAAACGAGATGAAAAAGTTACAGTAGAAGATATTATTGCTCACTGTCGTGAACATTTAACTTCTTATAAGGTACCCAAAGAAGTTGAATTTTACCAAGAGTTACCTAAGACAAATGTAGGTAAAATCTTAAGACGCGCTTTACGTTGA
- a CDS encoding histone deacetylase family protein, which produces MTTDKIHLMTHNSCLLHEMGSGHPESPARLQVLIDELQSSSLPLIWHQSKAIPNFLLENTHASHYLKLLNSAAPQAGYSLVGPDALMNTQTLSAASHAAGSVIEAVDKVYKGEAKKVFCLVRPPGHHAMLEQAMGFCFINSLACGVLYAIQNYGAKRIGIMDFDVHHGNGTQNIIHNNPHVLFCSSFQYPFYPFDPLIAEHPVVVHMPLGAGSTGRAYRKQFEETILMRFEQFKPEILFVSAGFDAHYLDPIGGLNLDEEDYFWLGKRLMEIANNYADDKIISVLEGGYHLQALAKSVHAYMQGLQSN; this is translated from the coding sequence ATGACTACCGATAAAATACATTTAATGACGCATAATAGCTGCCTGTTACATGAGATGGGCAGTGGTCATCCTGAATCACCAGCACGTCTTCAAGTATTAATTGATGAGCTGCAATCCTCTTCTTTGCCTTTGATTTGGCACCAATCAAAAGCGATTCCAAATTTTTTATTAGAAAATACTCATGCCTCGCATTATTTAAAATTATTAAACTCAGCTGCACCACAAGCAGGATACAGTTTAGTAGGGCCAGATGCACTTATGAATACGCAAACATTATCAGCAGCATCTCATGCTGCTGGTAGTGTTATAGAGGCAGTAGATAAAGTCTATAAAGGTGAGGCTAAAAAAGTGTTTTGCTTAGTGAGGCCGCCAGGGCATCATGCAATGCTTGAGCAAGCAATGGGTTTTTGTTTTATCAATAGCCTTGCTTGCGGTGTTTTGTATGCTATTCAGAACTATGGTGCCAAGCGCATTGGTATCATGGATTTTGATGTGCATCATGGTAATGGTACACAAAATATTATTCATAATAATCCCCATGTGTTGTTCTGCTCATCCTTTCAGTATCCTTTTTATCCTTTTGATCCCCTTATTGCTGAGCATCCAGTGGTTGTACATATGCCGTTAGGTGCAGGTTCTACAGGGAGGGCTTATCGTAAGCAATTTGAAGAAACAATACTTATGCGTTTTGAACAATTTAAGCCTGAAATTTTATTTGTATCTGCAGGTTTTGATGCCCATTATCTTGATCCAATCGGTGGATTAAATTTAGATGAAGAAGATTACTTCTGGCTTGGAAAAAGATTAATGGAAATTGCTAATAATTATGCAGACGATAAAATAATTTCAGTCCTTGAAGGGGGCTATCATTTACAAGCATTAGCTAAATCAGTGCATGCTTATATGCAAGGATTACAGAGCAATTAA
- a CDS encoding NUDIX hydrolase, with the protein MQSHHAAVLILYEQATNSIILTQRSNHLKIHPGEICFPGGRFEQQDESLWATALRELHEELGITADRVVPKKLLKPEQTVTGFLIYPWLATIATIVPYVLNENEVDTVFKVSVIDACNLANYQLVEVERQGVKIKSYQFTAEKRFVWGVTARIMMQLCAVENKCYLI; encoded by the coding sequence ATGCAAAGTCACCATGCGGCTGTTCTTATTTTATATGAGCAAGCAACAAATTCTATTATATTAACCCAACGCAGTAATCATTTAAAAATTCATCCAGGTGAAATTTGTTTTCCCGGCGGACGCTTTGAACAGCAGGATGAATCCTTATGGGCTACAGCATTAAGAGAATTGCATGAAGAGTTAGGCATAACTGCTGACCGAGTAGTGCCTAAAAAATTATTAAAACCTGAGCAAACCGTAACAGGTTTCTTAATTTATCCCTGGCTTGCTACGATTGCAACAATTGTTCCTTATGTTCTTAATGAAAATGAAGTAGACACGGTATTTAAAGTTTCGGTCATCGATGCTTGTAATCTAGCTAATTATCAGCTCGTTGAAGTGGAGCGCCAAGGGGTTAAAATAAAGTCCTATCAATTTACTGCAGAAAAGCGCTTTGTATGGGGCGTTACTGCCAGAATTATGATGCAGTTATGTGCAGTGGAAAATAAGTGTTATTTAATTTAA
- the pabB gene encoding aminodeoxychorismate synthase component I, which yields MTKFTVIDIPYIDKVSDYYKKLIKLPGFILLESTDVIRGRYDILSACPYDVLSTEHFTANAFLDALQRNIPLVDYQLDLPFQGGGIGFFSYDFGCELAGITSDQAALVNLPKAVVGLYDWAIITDHHLKKISLFAAHTQVETVAIVEDVLLRWHSQDCKIEGFVPKKSFTPLVTKAVYEEAFYTIHQALRHGRCYQVNYTQPFKAAYQGEPWAIYNKIKAYNPVPFSAFMTIGDVSILSFSPERFIKLEQGNLLTSPIKGTKPRGASEAEDRALKQLLSTCPKNRAENIMIVDLMRNDLSKIAKVGSVQVPALCAVESYQAVHHLVSHIIAECADIVSPIAAFANCFPGGSITGAPKREAMHIIAEQEAYQRGVYCGSVGYFSAHGSFDTNIAIRTLIAADNSLYLASGGGIVIDSVCEEEYEECFTKIAAILRGL from the coding sequence ATGACTAAATTTACAGTAATTGATATTCCTTATATTGATAAGGTCAGTGACTATTATAAAAAGCTAATAAAGTTACCTGGTTTTATACTTTTAGAAAGTACCGATGTTATTCGTGGCCGATATGATATTTTAAGCGCTTGTCCTTATGATGTTTTGTCAACGGAGCATTTTACTGCCAATGCTTTTTTAGATGCATTACAAAGAAATATACCCCTTGTTGATTATCAATTAGATTTGCCTTTTCAAGGGGGCGGTATAGGATTTTTCTCTTATGATTTTGGTTGTGAATTGGCTGGTATAACGTCTGATCAAGCGGCATTAGTTAATTTACCGAAAGCGGTGGTTGGTTTATATGATTGGGCTATTATTACGGATCATCATTTAAAAAAAATCTCTCTTTTTGCCGCACACACGCAAGTTGAAACGGTTGCTATTGTCGAAGACGTCTTATTAAGATGGCACAGTCAAGATTGCAAAATAGAAGGCTTTGTTCCCAAAAAATCGTTTACGCCTTTAGTGACTAAAGCCGTATATGAAGAGGCCTTTTACACTATTCATCAAGCGCTACGGCACGGTCGTTGTTATCAAGTAAATTATACTCAACCCTTTAAGGCAGCTTATCAGGGTGAGCCTTGGGCAATCTATAATAAGATAAAGGCTTATAATCCTGTGCCTTTTAGCGCGTTTATGACAATTGGTGATGTTAGTATTTTAAGTTTTTCGCCTGAGCGTTTTATTAAATTAGAGCAGGGGAATTTACTTACCTCGCCAATTAAGGGGACAAAGCCTAGGGGAGCATCAGAAGCAGAAGACAGGGCTTTAAAACAATTATTAAGTACATGCCCTAAAAATCGTGCAGAAAATATTATGATAGTGGATCTAATGCGCAATGATTTAAGCAAGATTGCTAAAGTCGGTTCAGTGCAAGTGCCTGCTTTATGTGCAGTCGAAAGTTATCAGGCAGTGCATCATTTAGTTAGTCATATTATTGCAGAATGTGCTGACATTGTTTCGCCTATTGCAGCGTTTGCTAATTGTTTTCCAGGTGGCTCTATTACGGGGGCGCCCAAACGGGAAGCGATGCATATTATTGCTGAACAAGAGGCTTATCAACGCGGTGTTTATTGTGGTAGTGTTGGTTATTTTTCTGCACATGGCAGCTTTGATACTAATATTGCGATACGAACGTTAATTGCTGCTGATAATAGCCTTTATCTTGCTAGCGGCGGTGGTATTGTCATTGATTCAGTGTGTGAGGAAGAATATGAAGAATGTTTTACCAAAATTGCTGCTATTTTACGAGGGCTATGA
- the pdhA gene encoding pyruvate dehydrogenase (acetyl-transferring) E1 component subunit alpha yields the protein MTVIAQFEIAFKQFINAQGEQSNSLPSWAEDGAILQELYRIMVLTRIFDKKAIALQRTGRMGTYASINGQEAISTAIGHVMRKEDVLIPYYRDYAAQIQRGVKMSEILAYWGGDERGSQFGCNSEDLPICVPIASQCLHAAGVAFAFKYRNQSRVAVTCIGEGGTSEGDFYEAMNVAGTWQLPVVFVVNNNRWAISVPLTKQTACQTIAQKAIAAGFEGIQVDGNDVIACREVLAEAIEKARHGKGPTLIEALTYRLCDHTTADDATRYQPAEEVQEAQLKEPVSRLKHFLEERELWDKDKEQQLLDECSQRVQQQVDEYLNRSPQTINTAFDYHYATLPDYLIEQRAIAMEEAAHA from the coding sequence GTGACAGTAATCGCACAGTTTGAAATAGCATTTAAGCAATTTATTAATGCGCAAGGAGAGCAGAGTAATTCGCTACCCTCTTGGGCAGAGGATGGCGCTATCTTGCAAGAACTTTATCGTATTATGGTTCTTACACGAATTTTTGATAAGAAGGCCATTGCTCTGCAGCGCACAGGTAGAATGGGAACTTATGCTTCTATTAATGGTCAAGAAGCAATTTCTACTGCCATTGGCCATGTTATGCGTAAAGAAGATGTGTTAATTCCTTATTATCGTGATTATGCAGCTCAAATACAACGTGGCGTTAAAATGTCTGAGATTTTAGCTTATTGGGGCGGCGATGAGCGTGGTAGTCAATTTGGTTGTAATTCTGAAGATTTACCTATTTGTGTTCCTATTGCTTCACAATGTTTACATGCTGCAGGCGTTGCTTTTGCATTTAAATATCGCAACCAATCGAGAGTCGCTGTGACTTGCATAGGCGAAGGCGGCACTTCTGAAGGTGATTTTTATGAGGCAATGAATGTTGCTGGTACCTGGCAGCTACCTGTGGTTTTTGTTGTAAATAATAATCGCTGGGCAATTTCAGTCCCTTTAACCAAACAAACAGCATGCCAAACGATTGCACAGAAAGCAATTGCTGCCGGTTTTGAAGGTATTCAAGTCGATGGCAATGATGTGATAGCTTGTCGCGAAGTTTTAGCGGAGGCTATTGAAAAAGCACGACACGGAAAAGGCCCAACGCTTATTGAAGCACTTACCTATCGCTTATGTGATCACACGACTGCTGACGATGCGACACGTTATCAACCTGCAGAAGAAGTCCAAGAAGCGCAATTAAAAGAACCTGTTAGCCGCTTAAAGCACTTTTTAGAAGAGCGTGAGCTATGGGATAAGGATAAAGAACAGCAATTGTTAGACGAATGCAGTCAACGTGTTCAACAACAAGTCGATGAATATCTTAATCGCTCGCCTCAAACTATTAATACGGCCTTTGATTACCATTATGCCACCTTACCCGATTATTTAATTGAACAGCGTGCAATAGCCATGGAGGAAGCCGCTCATGCCTGA
- a CDS encoding alpha-ketoacid dehydrogenase subunit beta, giving the protein MPDITLVEAVTQALAYELAHDENVIVFGEDVGKNGGVFRATVGLQDRFGEHRVFDSPLAESMIAGLAVGMSIQGLKPVAEFQFMGFIYPAMNQIISHAARMRNRTRGRLHCPLVFRAPFGGGIRAPEHHSESTEALFAHIPGLQVVIPSSPKRAYGLLLAAIRNPDPIIFLEPKRIYRLVKQPVEDNGEALPLGKCFTLQQGDDVTLISWGASMHETLQAAKQLNEEGLSCEVIDVATIKPLDIETILNSVEKTGRCVIVHEGAKTGGVGAEITAQLMENCLDSLLAPVQRVTGYDIVMPYFQLEKYYIPSVKRIKDSVISIME; this is encoded by the coding sequence ATGCCTGATATCACTCTTGTTGAGGCAGTTACCCAAGCGCTAGCCTATGAATTAGCCCATGATGAAAATGTCATTGTTTTTGGTGAGGATGTGGGTAAAAATGGTGGAGTATTTCGTGCCACTGTAGGCTTACAAGATCGCTTTGGCGAGCATCGCGTGTTTGACTCACCATTAGCTGAATCAATGATTGCAGGCCTTGCAGTAGGCATGTCAATTCAAGGGTTAAAACCCGTCGCTGAATTTCAGTTCATGGGCTTTATTTACCCTGCAATGAATCAGATTATTTCCCATGCAGCTCGAATGCGCAACCGTACCCGCGGCCGCTTACACTGCCCCTTAGTCTTTCGTGCACCCTTTGGGGGTGGAATACGTGCACCTGAGCATCATTCTGAAAGTACAGAAGCATTATTTGCGCATATCCCAGGTTTACAAGTCGTTATTCCTTCTTCCCCTAAACGAGCTTACGGCTTACTTTTAGCAGCTATAAGAAACCCTGATCCGATTATTTTTCTAGAGCCTAAACGCATTTATCGTTTAGTAAAACAACCTGTAGAAGACAATGGCGAAGCATTACCACTAGGTAAATGTTTTACGCTACAGCAAGGTGATGACGTCACTTTAATAAGCTGGGGCGCTAGTATGCATGAAACGCTACAAGCAGCAAAACAATTAAATGAAGAAGGCTTATCCTGCGAAGTTATTGACGTTGCTACCATTAAGCCACTTGATATAGAAACTATTCTTAATTCTGTGGAAAAAACGGGCCGTTGTGTCATTGTGCATGAAGGCGCTAAAACAGGCGGCGTGGGTGCGGAAATTACAGCTCAGTTAATGGAAAATTGTTTAGATAGCTTACTTGCGCCAGTACAAAGAGTCACAGGATATGATATTGTTATGCCCTATTTTCAATTAGAAAAATATTACATTCCTAGTGTTAAGCGAATTAAAGACAGTGTCATCAGCATAATGGAGTAA
- a CDS encoding dihydrolipoamide acetyltransferase family protein, which produces MNIFNLPDLGEGLPDAEIHEWFVKEGDLVKADQPLVSMETAKAVVDVPCPQDGVIAKLYGKPGDILKTGTPLVAFEASTTAKVDKGTVVGNLEESHEVSEDTFTIGSSEKNSSRSKATPAVRMLAKKLGVNLATLLGSGEHGMITRDDVEKAAFNQTQLPEGFEALRGVRRTMLTSMIQSHRDVVPVTIFDEADIHAWSSEADITVRLIQALSEACQKEPALNAWFDTLHNARKRFNEMHLGLAMDTDEGLFVPVIHQAHSLSAEELRQKINDYKQSVRARSVPAEDLKGATITLSNFGKFAGRFASPIIVPPTVAILGVGRLYEAPVVEKEGKIAAHQLLPLSLSFDHRAVTGGEATRFLGIVIDALQRA; this is translated from the coding sequence ATGAATATTTTTAATTTACCTGATTTAGGTGAAGGCTTACCCGATGCAGAAATTCATGAGTGGTTTGTCAAAGAAGGCGATTTAGTTAAAGCTGATCAACCATTAGTTTCTATGGAAACCGCTAAAGCTGTTGTTGATGTTCCCTGCCCGCAAGATGGGGTAATTGCTAAACTCTATGGAAAACCCGGGGATATTTTAAAGACGGGCACACCACTGGTTGCTTTTGAAGCCTCAACAACAGCAAAAGTAGACAAAGGCACCGTGGTTGGAAATCTTGAAGAAAGCCATGAGGTAAGCGAAGATACTTTCACCATTGGCTCAAGTGAAAAGAATTCTAGCCGCAGTAAAGCAACCCCAGCTGTGCGAATGTTGGCTAAAAAATTAGGTGTTAACTTAGCCACCTTATTAGGTAGTGGCGAACATGGCATGATCACGCGTGATGATGTTGAAAAGGCAGCGTTTAATCAAACCCAACTACCAGAAGGTTTTGAAGCCTTACGTGGGGTTAGAAGAACAATGCTCACTAGCATGATACAGTCTCATCGCGATGTGGTACCTGTTACTATTTTTGATGAAGCTGATATTCATGCCTGGTCGAGTGAAGCTGACATCACCGTTCGTCTCATCCAAGCTTTAAGTGAAGCCTGCCAAAAAGAACCTGCTTTAAATGCTTGGTTTGATACCTTACATAACGCCAGAAAACGCTTTAATGAAATGCATTTAGGATTAGCGATGGATACTGATGAAGGGCTTTTTGTCCCCGTTATTCATCAGGCGCATAGCCTATCGGCAGAAGAACTAAGGCAAAAAATTAACGACTATAAACAATCAGTCCGCGCACGCTCTGTGCCTGCTGAGGATTTGAAAGGAGCCACAATTACCTTGTCTAATTTTGGTAAATTTGCAGGCCGCTTTGCAAGCCCTATCATTGTACCCCCTACGGTTGCAATACTTGGTGTTGGACGTTTATATGAAGCACCAGTCGTAGAAAAAGAAGGTAAAATAGCTGCACATCAACTATTGCCTCTATCTTTAAGCTTTGATCACAGAGCGGTAACCGGCGGCGAAGCAACACGCTTTTTAGGTATTGTAATTGATGCCTTACAAAGAGCTTAA
- a CDS encoding GIY-YIG nuclease family protein: MDKQYYVYILASKPYGTLYIGITSNLIQRIYQHQAGLIDGFTKKYNVHQLIYYEVHSDAYQAVARERCIKKWNR; encoded by the coding sequence ATGGATAAGCAGTATTATGTTTACATACTTGCAAGTAAACCATATGGTACTTTATACATTGGTATTACAAGTAATTTGATTCAACGAATATATCAACATCAAGCAGGATTGATTGATGGGTTTACAAAAAAATATAATGTACATCAATTAATATATTATGAAGTTCATTCTGATGCCTATCAAGCAGTAGCTAGAGAGAGATGTATAAAGAAGTGGAATAGATAA